Proteins from a single region of Crassaminicella profunda:
- the spoVAE gene encoding stage V sporulation protein AE, giving the protein MEKLIWSFIVGGGICVIGQIMLDVFKLTPAHTTSTLVVVGAILGGFGLYDPLIKFAGAGASVPICSFGNALLKGALMEAKRSGVIGVLTGIFEVTSAGISAAIIFGFLGALVFKPKG; this is encoded by the coding sequence TTGGAAAAACTGATTTGGTCTTTTATTGTGGGAGGAGGAATATGTGTAATAGGACAAATTATGTTGGATGTGTTTAAGCTTACTCCTGCCCATACAACTAGTACATTGGTTGTGGTTGGAGCAATACTCGGAGGTTTTGGGCTTTATGATCCACTCATAAAATTTGCAGGAGCAGGAGCTTCTGTGCCTATATGTAGTTTTGGAAATGCTCTATTGAAAGGTGCTTTAATGGAAGCAAAGAGAAGTGGGGTTATTGGTGTACTTACAGGTATATTTGAAGTGACTAGTGCAGGTATTTCTGCTGCCATTATTTTTGGATTTTTGGGAGCTCTGGTTTTTAAGCCAAAAGGATAG
- the spoVAD gene encoding stage V sporulation protein AD — translation MLKGHQTWVFPSKPVILSSAAVGGPFEAQGNLGDDFDILHEDLWLGQDSFEKAEKKLLEQACEKAIEKAGKKKEDIEFFISGDLMNQIISSSFTARTIGAPYLGIFGACSSSMEGLSLASLLIDSQAAEYVLAGACSHNASAEKQFRYPTEYGSQKPPTAQWTVTGAGAALLGKSGEGPKVTSATIGRVVDMGISDPFNMGAAMAPAAVDTIEAHFRDMNIDPNEYDLIATGDLGEVGHRIAGDLLMKHGMKIPTEIFTDCGILIYKEEQKVMAGGSGCGCSASVTYGHFLNRMRKGELKKILIVATGALMSPMSYQQKESIPCIAHAVSIEM, via the coding sequence ATGCTTAAAGGACATCAGACATGGGTATTTCCTTCAAAACCTGTTATATTATCCTCTGCAGCTGTAGGAGGACCCTTTGAAGCACAAGGAAATTTAGGAGATGATTTTGATATTTTACATGAAGACTTATGGTTAGGGCAAGATAGCTTTGAAAAAGCAGAAAAAAAGCTATTAGAGCAAGCGTGCGAAAAAGCTATTGAAAAAGCAGGGAAGAAAAAAGAAGATATAGAATTTTTCATCAGTGGAGATTTAATGAACCAAATTATTTCAAGTAGTTTTACTGCACGAACTATAGGAGCACCTTATTTAGGTATTTTTGGTGCATGCTCTAGTTCCATGGAAGGTTTGTCATTGGCTTCTTTACTGATAGATAGCCAAGCGGCAGAATATGTACTAGCTGGAGCCTGTAGTCATAATGCATCAGCTGAAAAACAGTTTAGATATCCAACAGAGTATGGCTCACAAAAGCCCCCTACTGCTCAGTGGACTGTAACAGGGGCAGGAGCGGCATTATTAGGAAAATCTGGTGAAGGACCAAAAGTAACATCAGCTACAATTGGAAGGGTAGTGGATATGGGTATATCTGATCCTTTTAATATGGGAGCGGCTATGGCTCCAGCAGCTGTTGATACTATTGAAGCTCATTTTAGAGATATGAATATTGATCCTAATGAATATGATTTAATTGCTACAGGAGATCTTGGAGAAGTTGGCCACAGGATTGCTGGGGATTTATTGATGAAACATGGTATGAAAATTCCAACTGAAATTTTTACAGATTGCGGTATATTAATCTATAAAGAAGAACAGAAAGTTATGGCAGGAGGTAGTGGCTGTGGATGCTCTGCATCTGTAACTTATGGACATTTTCTAAATAGGATGAGAAAAGGAGAACTAAAAAAAATCTTGATTGTAGCAACAGGTGCTTTAATGTCTCCTATGTCTTATCAGCAAAAGGAAAGTATCCCTTGTATTGCTCATGCTGTATCCATAGAAATGTAG
- the spoVAC gene encoding stage V sporulation protein AC, with protein MSSKKNKKLTPVQQEYQDFAKEREPKRKVLRNMFRAFIIGGTICTIGQILQFLFIKYFDFKETTAGNPATAVLIMTTVLLTGLGVYDKIAQWAGAGTIIPVTGFANTVASSAIEHRSEGYVLGVGGNMFKIAGPVITYGVFSAFVVALIKITIKWLGGM; from the coding sequence ATGTCTAGTAAAAAAAATAAAAAACTAACACCAGTGCAACAAGAATATCAGGATTTTGCAAAGGAGAGAGAACCGAAGAGAAAAGTTCTTAGGAATATGTTTAGAGCATTTATTATTGGAGGAACTATTTGTACAATAGGACAAATTCTCCAATTTTTATTCATTAAATATTTTGATTTCAAAGAAACTACAGCAGGAAATCCTGCTACAGCCGTTTTGATTATGACGACTGTTTTACTTACAGGACTCGGGGTGTATGATAAGATTGCTCAATGGGCTGGTGCTGGAACGATTATCCCTGTTACAGGGTTTGCCAACACGGTGGCTTCTTCTGCTATTGAACATAGGAGTGAAGGTTATGTATTAGGGGTAGGAGGAAATATGTTTAAAATTGCAGGACCTGTTATTACTTATGGGGTTTTTTCAGCATTTGTAGTTGCACTAATAAAAATTACAATAAAATGGTTAGGAGGAATGTAA
- a CDS encoding DUF421 domain-containing protein, which translates to MKTWMIILIRSIALFFIALIATKVMGKKHLAKITPFQFVYYVVISILIALISVNIIKNLAFGLIALGVWIVLPIALEYLSLKSKYFHDLINGKETILIKNGKVMEENLSQVRFTGEELLRELRSKNSFNLADVEFAVMESTGEMNILLKSDKKPVTAYDLERNIANQSEPQTVILDGNILDEPLRNRGFNRGWLKIQLASLGVSLDNVFIAQVDESGDLYVDLFDDSIQISQPKVKELLYASLEKCQTDFLTFSIETDSKEAKVMYKKNADNLEDIIKKLKPYLLH; encoded by the coding sequence ATGAAAACTTGGATGATCATACTTATAAGGAGTATTGCTTTATTTTTTATAGCATTGATTGCCACTAAGGTGATGGGTAAAAAACACCTAGCTAAAATCACACCTTTCCAATTTGTTTATTATGTTGTTATTTCTATTCTAATTGCATTGATTTCTGTGAATATTATTAAAAATTTAGCATTTGGGTTGATTGCTTTAGGGGTTTGGATTGTACTTCCTATTGCCCTAGAATATCTATCATTAAAGAGTAAGTATTTTCATGATTTAATCAATGGAAAAGAAACGATTTTAATAAAGAATGGAAAAGTGATGGAGGAAAATTTAAGTCAAGTAAGATTTACAGGAGAAGAGTTATTAAGGGAATTGCGCTCTAAGAATAGTTTTAACTTAGCTGATGTTGAATTTGCTGTGATGGAGTCAACAGGAGAAATGAATATATTATTAAAATCAGATAAAAAACCTGTTACAGCCTATGACTTAGAAAGAAATATAGCCAATCAAAGTGAACCACAGACCGTGATTTTAGATGGAAATATATTGGACGAACCCTTAAGAAATAGGGGATTTAATAGAGGCTGGCTAAAAATACAATTAGCTTCTTTAGGGGTATCATTAGATAATGTTTTTATAGCTCAAGTAGATGAGAGTGGTGATTTATATGTAGACTTATTTGATGATAGTATACAGATTTCCCAGCCAAAAGTAAAAGAATTATTATATGCAAGTCTTGAAAAGTGCCAAACGGATTTTCTTACATTTTCAATAGAAACAGATAGCAAAGAGGCAAAAGTTATGTATAAAAAGAATGCAGACAACCTTGAAGATATTATAAAAAAACTAAAACCCTATTTATTACATTAG
- a CDS encoding DUF1657 domain-containing protein, translating to MTVASKVKQTLASLKGTQSTLQFYVIQTQDKNAKSVYEESLVITGEAIKDLEERIKVLEFEEPQYKGY from the coding sequence TTGACGGTAGCTTCTAAAGTAAAACAAACATTAGCAAGTTTAAAAGGTACTCAAAGTACCCTGCAATTTTATGTTATACAAACACAAGATAAAAATGCCAAATCTGTATATGAAGAATCATTGGTCATAACGGGGGAAGCTATAAAAGATTTGGAAGAGAGAATAAAGGTTTTAGAATTTGAAGAACCACAATATAAAGGCTATTAA
- a CDS encoding DUF421 domain-containing protein, whose translation MHMIHTAIELFIGFIALFIIMKILGKRQLSQITPFDFISALVLGELLGNAIYDEEIGILYVLFSMFLWGVLMFVIELVSQKFMKTRAFLEGNPSIVIRKGKIDRDELKKNKLDINELLNLLRKKDVFSMREVEYAILESDGQLSVLKKSDYAAPTRKDLNLPSEPVYLPITFISDGMVLWDNIKAKGFNENWLRLQLKDQHIKKFEDVFYAEWLEEDGLLIQPFKKN comes from the coding sequence ATGCATATGATTCATACAGCCATTGAACTCTTTATTGGATTTATAGCATTGTTTATTATTATGAAAATCTTAGGGAAAAGGCAGCTTAGTCAAATCACTCCTTTTGATTTTATTTCTGCCCTTGTTTTAGGAGAACTCTTAGGAAATGCCATATATGATGAAGAAATAGGTATTCTTTATGTTCTCTTTTCTATGTTTTTATGGGGCGTATTAATGTTTGTTATTGAATTGGTCTCTCAAAAATTTATGAAAACAAGAGCTTTTCTAGAAGGAAATCCTTCTATTGTCATTCGCAAGGGAAAAATTGATCGCGATGAATTAAAAAAAAACAAACTAGATATCAATGAACTGCTAAATTTGCTTCGTAAAAAGGATGTTTTTTCCATGCGTGAAGTAGAATATGCTATTTTAGAATCAGATGGGCAACTTTCTGTCTTAAAAAAATCAGATTATGCCGCCCCTACAAGAAAGGATTTAAACTTACCCTCAGAACCAGTCTATTTACCTATAACCTTCATCAGTGATGGTATGGTTTTATGGGATAATATAAAAGCTAAGGGTTTTAATGAAAATTGGTTGAGATTACAACTGAAAGATCAGCATATCAAAAAATTTGAAGATGTTTTCTATGCAGAATGGCTTGAGGAAGATGGACTACTTATACAACCCTTTAAAAAAAATTAA
- a CDS encoding phage holin family protein, with amino-acid sequence MEERRKERNNINLGGMLVRILVSMIVLAVAAFFTPYFSITGWIPLLFAAIAIGIIDYLIERFTGFDASPFGRGITGFIVSAVIIYLTGMLVGGVRVTFLGSILAAFAIGIVNMIIPGRSVL; translated from the coding sequence TTGGAAGAAAGAAGGAAGGAAAGAAATAACATAAATTTAGGAGGTATGCTGGTAAGAATACTAGTATCCATGATCGTATTAGCAGTTGCTGCATTTTTCACACCATATTTTTCTATAACAGGATGGATTCCTCTACTCTTTGCTGCAATAGCTATTGGGATCATAGATTACTTAATAGAAAGATTTACTGGTTTTGATGCCTCTCCTTTTGGTAGAGGTATTACAGGATTTATTGTGTCAGCAGTAATTATTTATTTAACAGGAATGCTTGTTGGAGGAGTAAGGGTAACTTTCCTAGGTTCTATTTTAGCAGCGTTTGCCATAGGGATTGTTAACATGATTATTCCAGGAAGAAGTGTATTATAA